The Methanobrevibacter olleyae genome includes a window with the following:
- a CDS encoding TrpB-like pyridoxal phosphate-dependent enzyme has translation MQYRIDLTNDEVPTKWYNINADLPVELPAPKNSEGKDQIATLPQIFVNECLNQEFSTERYIKIPNEVRELYQRLGRPTPLCRARGLEEKLNTPAKIYYKREDTSPTGSHKLNSAIAQAYYAKKEGIERITTETGAGQWGTALSLAASMMGIDCTVYMVRVSYDQKPFRKTIMELYDGQVHASPSENTEVGRKVLAENPDTPGSLGIAISEAVEDALTDDKVKYTLGSVLNHVILHQTVIGQEIKVQLEKVEEEPDTMIACVGGGSNFGGSLFPFLKDKIQGNSDSEFIAVEPSACPTLTHGEYRYDFGDNIGFTPLLKMFTLGHDFVAPSVHAGGLRYHGMNTQVSLLKNEGYINPVTVHQRDVFEAGKLFAMCEGVIPAPETNHAIKVAIDEAKKCKETGEEKTIVVNFSGHGLMDFKGYASYMDGTMENSK, from the coding sequence ATGCAATACAGAATTGATTTAACAAATGATGAAGTACCAACTAAATGGTACAATATTAATGCTGATTTACCTGTAGAACTTCCTGCTCCTAAAAATAGTGAAGGAAAGGATCAAATAGCTACATTACCTCAAATATTCGTAAATGAATGTCTTAATCAAGAGTTTTCCACTGAAAGATATATAAAAATACCAAATGAAGTAAGAGAACTCTATCAAAGATTAGGAAGACCCACCCCTCTATGTAGAGCAAGAGGCTTAGAAGAAAAATTAAATACCCCTGCTAAAATCTATTATAAACGAGAAGATACATCCCCAACAGGAAGTCACAAGTTAAACAGTGCAATAGCTCAAGCATACTATGCTAAAAAAGAAGGAATTGAAAGAATTACTACTGAAACTGGTGCAGGGCAATGGGGTACTGCATTATCTCTTGCAGCATCTATGATGGGAATTGATTGTACTGTATACATGGTAAGAGTCTCATATGACCAAAAACCATTCAGAAAAACAATTATGGAATTATATGATGGACAAGTACATGCTTCACCAAGTGAGAATACTGAAGTTGGTAGAAAAGTACTTGCAGAAAACCCAGACACTCCAGGTTCTCTTGGAATTGCAATTTCTGAAGCTGTAGAAGACGCATTAACTGATGATAAAGTAAAATATACTTTAGGTAGTGTATTAAACCATGTTATATTACACCAGACAGTTATTGGTCAAGAAATTAAAGTTCAATTAGAAAAAGTTGAAGAAGAACCAGATACAATGATTGCATGTGTTGGTGGAGGAAGTAACTTTGGTGGATCTTTATTCCCATTCCTCAAAGATAAAATTCAAGGAAATTCTGATAGTGAATTCATAGCAGTAGAACCTTCTGCATGTCCAACATTGACACATGGTGAGTACAGATACGACTTTGGAGATAACATAGGATTTACTCCCCTTTTAAAAATGTTTACATTAGGTCACGACTTTGTAGCTCCTTCTGTACATGCAGGTGGACTTAGGTACCATGGTATGAACACACAAGTATCTTTACTTAAAAATGAAGGTTATATTAACCCAGTAACTGTTCATCAAAGAGATGTATTTGAAGCAGGTAAACTCTTTGCAATGTGTGAAGGTGTAATTCCAGCTCCTGAGACAAACCATGCAATTAAAGTTGCCATTGATGAAGCTAAAAAATGTAAGGAAACCGGT